The following coding sequences are from one Acidimicrobiales bacterium window:
- a CDS encoding ABC transporter ATP-binding protein, which translates to MHAVLGENGAGKSTLMNVLAGVYRPDEGEVRIDGAARHFRSPADALAAGVGMVHQEFRLVPSFTVAENVVLGAVDRIVRRQSIESAVGDLAERFGLATDPVRPVWQLSMGERQRVEILKALWRDARILILDEPTAVLTPGEADELGGVLRHMADDGRTVVFISHKLHEVTGFCDEATVLRGGETVAASLPVNGTDASTLAGLMVGSAPMASERPPPCVVGEPMLEVEALSCLGDRGLQALHEVDLTVYSGEIVGIAGVAGNGQRELAQAIAGLRPTTGGSVRLGGTDLTTSTPRQRFIAGLGYIPEDRIGVGLAPRLSVTDNAILRTYTSHRKGPFLDAGAATNHCQDLVDRFGVRTGPLDEPIAGLSGGNLQRLLVGRELSDHPQVVVAAQPTRGLDVQGVKAIQDLLVAERGAGVAVLLISEDLDELLMLADRLLVMHDGRVVAEFNPETARRHAIGEAMVGHVATGAAT; encoded by the coding sequence GTGCACGCCGTTCTGGGAGAAAATGGGGCGGGAAAGTCCACCCTGATGAACGTCTTGGCCGGTGTCTACCGTCCCGACGAGGGCGAGGTCCGTATCGACGGTGCAGCCCGCCACTTCCGGTCGCCGGCCGACGCCCTGGCCGCCGGGGTGGGCATGGTCCACCAGGAGTTCCGTCTCGTGCCGTCGTTTACCGTGGCGGAAAACGTTGTGCTAGGTGCTGTTGATCGGATTGTCCGACGACAGTCCATCGAATCGGCGGTCGGAGATCTGGCCGAACGATTCGGCCTGGCCACTGATCCCGTCCGACCGGTTTGGCAACTTTCGATGGGGGAGCGCCAGCGAGTCGAGATCCTCAAGGCGCTGTGGCGAGACGCTCGCATCCTCATCTTGGATGAGCCCACAGCAGTGCTCACGCCAGGCGAGGCCGACGAGCTGGGTGGTGTTCTTCGGCACATGGCTGACGACGGTCGCACGGTGGTTTTCATCAGTCACAAGTTGCACGAGGTGACCGGCTTCTGCGACGAGGCCACGGTTCTCCGTGGTGGCGAGACGGTCGCCGCCTCGCTGCCGGTGAACGGGACGGACGCCTCGACGTTGGCAGGTCTCATGGTGGGATCGGCTCCGATGGCCAGCGAACGCCCACCGCCTTGTGTCGTCGGCGAGCCCATGCTCGAGGTAGAGGCGTTGTCCTGTCTGGGAGATCGGGGTCTCCAAGCCCTTCATGAGGTCGACCTGACGGTGTATTCCGGTGAGATTGTCGGCATCGCCGGGGTGGCTGGAAACGGGCAACGTGAGTTGGCGCAGGCCATTGCCGGACTACGCCCGACTACCGGCGGTTCGGTACGCCTTGGTGGAACCGATCTCACAACGTCTACACCCCGCCAGCGGTTTATCGCTGGGCTGGGCTATATCCCTGAGGACCGTATCGGCGTGGGTCTGGCTCCCCGGTTGAGCGTCACTGACAACGCCATCCTCCGGACCTACACGTCGCACCGAAAGGGCCCGTTTCTTGACGCTGGAGCGGCGACCAATCACTGCCAGGACCTCGTCGACCGATTCGGCGTGCGGACCGGACCCTTGGACGAACCGATCGCCGGATTGTCGGGTGGGAACCTGCAACGGCTGCTGGTCGGGCGCGAGTTGAGTGATCATCCTCAAGTTGTGGTTGCGGCCCAGCCGACCCGAGGTCTCGACGTCCAGGGCGTCAAGGCGATCCAGGACCTCCTGGTGGCCGAGCGGGGAGCTGGTGTCGCCGTCCTGCTGATCTCCGAGGACCTCGACGAGCTCTTGATGCTGGCCGACCGCCTGCTGGTGATGCACGACGGCCGA